A stretch of DNA from Catenulispora acidiphila DSM 44928:
TGGACGCCGTACTCGCACTGGACCGGCCCGGCATGCTCGACGCAGCGCTGACCCGCCACGACTTCGAGCCGGGAGCGGCCTTCTCCGTCGGACCGTTCGAGCTACGGACCGCGCTGCTGCCGCACTGGCTGCCCAACGCGGCGGTGCGCGTCGCAGCCGGCGGCCACTCTGTCGTCTACACCGGCGACGGCGGTCCGGACCCCGCGCTCGTCGAGTTGGCGCGGGGCGCGGACACGCTCATCGCGGAGGCCTCGTATCCGGAAGTGATGGACGCCGATTCCGTCCGCTACCTGTCGACCGCCCGGCAGGTGGCACGGCAGGCGAGCGAAGCTGGGGTGGGCAGGCTGGTGCTGACGCACCTGATGCCTGGCTCAGAGCCGGGGGAGTACCTCGACGCCGCGGCGAAGGAGTACACCGGGCGCACCGGCGTCGCCACCGGCGGCCTGTCCTTCGACGCCTAGCCGACCCGCCGCCCCGCTCAACCGGCCGTCACACCCACCGGACCGGAATCGCTCGGCGCGTGCTCGGTGTCGCCGCTGTACTTCGCCGAGGCGGTGTGCTCGCCCGGACCCACCTCGGCCTGCACCATCGCGCGCCCGCTGGACAGCGGGATCGGACCGGACGAGGCACCGTCGATGGAGAACTCCACACTGCCGGTCGCCTCCGCGGCGCCCGCGGTGCGGTGCGCCGGAGACACACGCGCCGTCATCGTCACGGTGCCGTCTTCAGCGACCTTCGCCACGGACAGCTTGGTGACCGTGGCGGTCTCGTCCGCCGCGGAGTGCTTCGAGGTGGGACTCTGCGGGTTCTTGGAACCGCCGGATGCCGGACCGCCTGTGGACGCGCTGGCGTTGGTGCCATGCGTGGCGGCCTTCGTTCCGTGGGCGGCCGCACCGCCCGCATGCCGGGTCGGGTGGGTGGTGGAGTGGCCCGCCCCGGTGTGACCCGTCTTGTGCGATGCCGTGTGGCCTGCCCCGGCGTGCCCGGTCGTGTGCCCCGGACGGCCGGTCTTGTGGCTGCCGGCCTTGCCGCCGGCATGACTCCCGCCACTCCCGCCCTTGCCGCCGGCGTGCGTCCCGGTCTTGCTGCCGGCGTGCCCGGTCCCCGGCGCCGTGGGCTGTCCGGCGGCGAACGCCACGCCGGGCGCCAGCATCAGCGCGGCGGCCGTGGCGGCGGCCACCGCCCCCGAGCAGCGGCGGGTACGGGACGCGGTCGAAGTCGTGCGAAACATGGTTGTCCTCCAGATCGATCGTGATCGGTGGCCATCCGGTCCGGCGACGGGCTGTCGGCGCGGTTCCCGGTGGTGAGAACAACTCTCCCGGACATCCACAAAGCGGACATCCGTCATCATGCTGAGATAAGCCTGCTGTTATCGGACGAGGCCGAATGGGTGACCACCGGCCGACCGATCACTCCTCGTCGAGGAATCCCATCCGCCGTCCGAGCACCGGATCGGTCTCCCACCAGGGGCGGGTCCGCTTCGCCTCTTCGCCGGCGGGTGCGGCGCCGACGGTCGCCGGGGAAGTATGAGAAATAGACGCCGGGCTGGACGCGTCTACGTCATCCTGCGCATCCGCACCGCCGCCGACGCTGGGCGCACCGCCGCTGCCGACACCGCCGCCGCCCACACCGACCCCGGCGCCGACACCACCACCCGAACCGGAAGCCGTCCCGTAGACGATCGCCCCCTCAGCCTCCAAAGCGTCCAGCTCGGCGTCCACCTCGGCGGCCCGGTCGCGGTCCTCGTCGAACATCCGCCGCCACAACGCGCCCAGGAACGGCACCCCGGCCAGGTCGCCGATGAGCCACAACGCCCCGCCGCCCCACACCTGATCCTGCTTGGGCGTCAGCCCTCCCGGCCGGTTCAGCGCCGTGTACCAGTCCCCGGCGACCAAGTGGTGCCCCAGCATCAGCGTCAAGCCCAGCGCACCGTCGGCGATCGCTTCGGCGAACGTGATCCACACCGACACCAGGTGCGGGTACTCCTTCGGCACCGGGTCCAGGCGCAGCCGTGTCCAGTAGTAGAAGAACCCCAGCGCGCTCAGCGCGAAGCTCAGTACCCACGCCGCGCCGCGCGAGCGCAGCGTGTCCTCGTAGATCGGCGAGAAGTAGACGGTGAACGGCGTCACCAGGAACACGATCGACACCACGGCCGGGAACGTCAGCAGCGCCGCGATCCGCGTCGCCAGCACCCACCGGACCAGCGCGGCCAGCCGCCTCGGGCCGCCCTCGATCGCCATGGTCAGCGGCATCCCGAGCGCCAGGAACAGCGGCACCACCATGAGCAGCGTGATGATCTGCACGGCGCGCGGCCAGAACATCACCTGCTGGTAGACCGCCAGGAAGGACATCGTGGTCCAGGCGAACAGCACCAGGCCGAGCAGGAAGAGCACCGTGCGGTACAGCGGCCAGTGGCCGCCACGCCGCCGGACCACCACCGTGCCGGCGACGTAGAGCGCCGCGATGACCAGCAGTATCGCCCCCACGTAGGGGTTCAGCCGCCACGCCGAGCCCACCTGGGACTCGCCCAGCGGAGCGGGCAGCGGAACGGCCGTCAAGGCTGGCGTCACCATGGGTCCTGACCCCTGCTCATATCGTCGTGCGTGGTGGTTCCGCCCCGAAAAGGACGGGAAGCGCAGCCATTTTATGACTCCGCTCCGCGATCTCGGCGGGCAGGTCCCGTCGGCAGCGGTGTCGGGGTGTCGGAGTGTCGGACCCGATCGATCCGCGGCTCGCCGATATGTCAGTATTCTGCGATACTGATGATCAGCGCGGTGATCTTCCGGACACGCGCTGTCATCACCGCCCGAGGTTTACCGATCTCCGAAGCCCAGCACGGCGATCCATGGCCCGCCAATGGTGGCGCGCCACGGAACGAGCGCCTCAAGTGAGCAACCCCTGTCGTGTATTAGGAGTCTGAGTAGGGCATCCTAAGTAGAGGCGGTGGGTGCGCGGCAGCGGGCCCGATCACGACGGCGCAGTCGGCTCCGGTTCCCCGGGCACGGCTGCGTGCTTGGCAGAAAGGGCCGTTGACATGCGCGGACGGGACTTCGGTGTCGCCTACGGTGCCACCCTCCTGGGATTAGTGCTCGCTCTGTGGCTCGGCGGCATCCGATCGGCGACCGTCGTGGCGATGCTGGCGGTGCTGGAGGTGGCTCTGTCCTTTGACAACGCGGTCGTGAACGCGACGGTGTTGCGCCGGTTCGACCTGCGCTGGCAACGCATCTTCCTCACAGTCGGCGTGTTGATCGCGGTCTTCGGGATGCGTTTGGTCATCCCGA
This window harbors:
- a CDS encoding MBL fold metallo-hydrolase translates to MRVTVLGGSGAFPTADSACSGFLLHHDGFSLLVDAGYAVLPRLLELMPAEQLDAVYISHGHPDHCADLNPLLRARAFGGADPDPLPVYAPPRALDAVLALDRPGMLDAALTRHDFEPGAAFSVGPFELRTALLPHWLPNAAVRVAAGGHSVVYTGDGGPDPALVELARGADTLIAEASYPEVMDADSVRYLSTARQVARQASEAGVGRLVLTHLMPGSEPGEYLDAAAKEYTGRTGVATGGLSFDA
- a CDS encoding Ig-like domain repeat protein; its protein translation is MFRTTSTASRTRRCSGAVAAATAAALMLAPGVAFAAGQPTAPGTGHAGSKTGTHAGGKGGSGGSHAGGKAGSHKTGRPGHTTGHAGAGHTASHKTGHTGAGHSTTHPTRHAGGAAAHGTKAATHGTNASASTGGPASGGSKNPQSPTSKHSAADETATVTKLSVAKVAEDGTVTMTARVSPAHRTAGAAEATGSVEFSIDGASSGPIPLSSGRAMVQAEVGPGEHTASAKYSGDTEHAPSDSGPVGVTAG
- a CDS encoding cytochrome c oxidase assembly protein, with the translated sequence MTAVPLPAPLGESQVGSAWRLNPYVGAILLVIAALYVAGTVVVRRRGGHWPLYRTVLFLLGLVLFAWTTMSFLAVYQQVMFWPRAVQIITLLMVVPLFLALGMPLTMAIEGGPRRLAALVRWVLATRIAALLTFPAVVSIVFLVTPFTVYFSPIYEDTLRSRGAAWVLSFALSALGFFYYWTRLRLDPVPKEYPHLVSVWITFAEAIADGALGLTLMLGHHLVAGDWYTALNRPGGLTPKQDQVWGGGALWLIGDLAGVPFLGALWRRMFDEDRDRAAEVDAELDALEAEGAIVYGTASGSGGGVGAGVGVGGGGVGSGGAPSVGGGADAQDDVDASSPASISHTSPATVGAAPAGEEAKRTRPWWETDPVLGRRMGFLDEE